The following are from one region of the Myotis daubentonii chromosome 2, mMyoDau2.1, whole genome shotgun sequence genome:
- the CCDC70 gene encoding coiled-coil domain-containing protein 70, with protein sequence MANPPFWLSRKMFLFKVCRWMGLACFRSLVVSLPNIRQKKLIHKLQKEKAFREEIKIFREKIEDFREEIWNFQGKIRAFQGQILGFWEEERPFWEEEKTFWEEEKAFWEMEKSFREEEKTFWKKYRIFWKEDKAFWKEDNALWERDQSLLQEDRALWEEEKALWVEERALLEEEKALWEDKKSLWEEENALWEEEKAFWGEGGGHAAEEQIVGNGHHNINAGPRVPAFSRNRG encoded by the coding sequence ATGGCCAACCCACCATTCTGGCTGAGTAGGAAGATGTTTCTCTTCAAGGTGTGTAGATGGATGGGGCTTGCTTGTTTCCGGTCACTGGTGGTGTCCTTGCCCAACATTCGTCAGAAGAAACTAATTCATAAGCTGCAGAAGGAAAAGGCTTTTCGGGAAGAGATAAAAATTTTCCGTGAGAAAATAGAAGACTTCAGGGAAGAGATATGGAATTTCCAAGGCAAGATCCGTGCTTTCCAGGGCCAGATCTTGGGCTTTTGGGAAGAAGAGAGACCTTTCTGGGAAGAGGAGAAAACCTTCTGGGAAGAGGAAAAAGCCTTCTGGGAAATGGAAAAATCCTTCCGGGAAGAAGAGAAAACCTTTTGGAAAAAGTACCGTATCTTCTGGAAGGAAGATAAGGCTTTCTGGAAAGAGGACAATGCTTTATGGGAAAGAGACCAGAGTCTTCTTCAGGAGGACAGGGCGCTGTGGGAGGAGGAAAAGGCTCTGTGGGTAGAGGAGAGAGCTCTTCTTGAAGAGGAGAAGGCCCTGTGGGAGGATAAAAAGTCCCTCTGGGAGGAAGAGAATGCCctctgggaggaggagaaagcatTCTGGGGAGAAGGCGGGGGCCATGCTGCTGAGGAGCAGATAGTGGGAAATGGGCACCACAACATCAATGCAGGGCCACGCGTGCCAGCCTTCTCCCGGAACAGAGGATGA